Proteins co-encoded in one Paenibacillus sp. genomic window:
- a CDS encoding cupin domain-containing protein: MKPFARRDETNTFFALGTRATFLLEGKDTGGRFSLIEFLLVRGADTPPHTHGNEDEHYYVLEGDISVQVGGETIEATPGTYVFLPRGVKHAYHVRSDRARLLVGVYPAGFEQFFRQAGEPVAPDFIPPAPEGPPSAEQVRGLIEAAAKYGIVF, encoded by the coding sequence TTGAAACCATTCGCGAGAAGAGACGAGACGAATACGTTCTTCGCATTAGGGACGAGAGCGACGTTCTTGCTGGAAGGGAAGGATACCGGCGGCCGGTTTTCGTTGATCGAGTTCCTGCTGGTGAGGGGCGCGGATACGCCGCCGCACACGCACGGGAACGAGGATGAGCACTACTACGTCTTGGAGGGGGACATCTCCGTCCAAGTCGGCGGCGAGACGATCGAAGCGACGCCCGGGACGTACGTATTTCTGCCGCGCGGAGTGAAGCATGCGTACCATGTGCGGTCGGATCGCGCGAGGCTGCTCGTCGGCGTATATCCGGCCGGGTTCGAGCAATTTTTCCGTCAGGCGGGAGAGCCGGTCGCGCCGGACTTTATTCCGCCGGCGCCGGAGGGACCGCCTTCGGCAGAGCAGGTTCGCGGCTTAATCGAAGCGGCGGCCAAGTACGGCATCGTATTTTAA
- a CDS encoding DUF2269 family protein, with protein sequence MLWWDALVAVHVLAAVVGIGPTFAYHLLLHKGQEGRQLLDSLELMKTLDAFPKVAGPAAVLSGIALAAFYDYGGFRQLWLTGSLALFAAIQIIVIGAARAPSKVLYDWREEALSQLEPAVPAGVEAAVGKLRYLFWLVHALTVALLLLMIWKPAVPLW encoded by the coding sequence ATGCTGTGGTGGGATGCGTTGGTCGCCGTTCACGTGCTGGCGGCCGTCGTCGGCATCGGGCCGACGTTCGCGTATCATCTGTTATTGCACAAAGGCCAAGAGGGAAGGCAGCTGCTGGATTCGCTCGAGCTTATGAAAACGTTGGACGCGTTCCCGAAGGTCGCCGGGCCGGCGGCCGTGCTGAGCGGCATCGCGCTGGCCGCGTTTTACGATTACGGCGGATTTCGGCAGCTATGGCTGACCGGATCGCTCGCGCTGTTCGCCGCGATTCAGATCATCGTCATCGGAGCGGCGAGGGCGCCCTCGAAAGTGCTGTACGATTGGCGCGAAGAAGCGCTGTCGCAGCTGGAGCCCGCAGTGCCGGCGGGCGTCGAGGCGGCCGTCGGAAAGCTGAGGTATCTTTTTTGGCTCGTGCACGCGCTGACCGTCGCGCTGCTGCTGTTGATGATTTGGAAGCCTGCAGTGCCGTTATGGTAG
- a CDS encoding helix-turn-helix transcriptional regulator gives MNFGVRLKELRKELGMTLEEAAGKLGVSIPALSGWEQGHRRPNIEMMKQLTALYGTSADYILGLTEDREPKPLTMNAKEILMRKGLHWDGQPLSDEELRTMRVLLEYVLNEKKKDNANADERKAQGE, from the coding sequence ATGAATTTTGGCGTTCGTTTGAAAGAATTAAGAAAAGAACTCGGCATGACGCTGGAAGAGGCGGCGGGCAAGCTGGGCGTCAGCATTCCCGCTTTGTCGGGCTGGGAGCAGGGGCATCGGCGCCCGAACATCGAAATGATGAAGCAGCTGACGGCGCTGTACGGGACGAGCGCGGACTATATTCTCGGTTTGACGGAGGACCGAGAGCCGAAACCGCTGACGATGAACGCGAAGGAAATTTTGATGAGAAAGGGCCTTCACTGGGACGGTCAGCCCCTGAGCGACGAAGAGCTGCGCACGATGCGGGTGCTGCTCGAATACGTGCTGAACGAAAAAAAGAAGGATAACGCGAACGCAGACGAGCGCAAAGCGCAGGGGGAGTGA
- a CDS encoding ATP-binding protein: MAAGIAHEVRNPLTAVKGFLQLLKRERPHPYLDIAFDELEVALNTMQNLLNVSKPDAADEPSTTVRIAQELESLLFLFQDQMYRVSLEKQFLDKDACVLGKKGQLRRALFNLLKNAFESIPGSGTITVRQWVEGEHAAVSIADSGVGIPKDKLRMLGTPFFTSKGSGTGLGLTQVYAAIYEHGGSVQVDSEVGRGTTFTVRLPLQRGSEAAADAPPQAHRAGRSFAEFVAAQESDIRERAERLFAAEGVRGDRDASIRAALRALRALAGEEQSLAASVAREHGRERSAAGVTIRESLAWFRWMRKVAVDALQQYGAEAAMSSQQLSGFERQLHFRLDGYMERFYEGFEERAGTSAVVLGPDVRGGFGGAPFVPAHAAAPGRRYDERLPSCAPHQDG; the protein is encoded by the coding sequence ATCGCCGCGGGCATCGCTCACGAGGTGCGCAATCCGCTGACCGCCGTGAAGGGATTTCTCCAATTGCTCAAGAGGGAGCGGCCGCATCCTTACTTAGACATCGCGTTCGACGAACTGGAGGTCGCGCTGAACACGATGCAAAATCTTCTCAACGTCTCCAAACCGGACGCCGCGGACGAGCCTTCGACGACCGTCCGCATCGCTCAGGAATTGGAGTCGCTGCTGTTTTTATTTCAGGACCAGATGTATCGCGTCTCCTTGGAAAAACAGTTTCTCGACAAAGACGCTTGCGTGCTCGGCAAGAAGGGCCAGCTTCGACGGGCGTTGTTTAATTTGCTGAAGAACGCCTTCGAATCGATTCCCGGCTCCGGGACGATTACCGTGAGGCAGTGGGTCGAAGGCGAGCACGCGGCCGTCTCGATCGCGGATTCGGGCGTGGGCATTCCGAAGGACAAGCTGCGCATGCTGGGCACCCCGTTCTTTACGTCGAAGGGGTCCGGGACCGGGCTTGGTCTCACCCAAGTGTATGCGGCGATTTACGAGCATGGGGGTTCGGTTCAGGTGGACAGCGAGGTCGGCCGGGGGACGACGTTCACGGTGCGGCTGCCGCTGCAGCGGGGGAGCGAAGCCGCGGCGGACGCGCCGCCGCAGGCGCATCGCGCCGGCCGAAGCTTCGCCGAATTCGTCGCTGCGCAGGAGAGCGACATACGAGAGCGGGCCGAGAGGCTGTTCGCCGCCGAAGGCGTGCGCGGCGATCGGGACGCCTCGATCCGCGCGGCGCTGCGCGCGTTGCGCGCACTGGCCGGGGAAGAGCAAAGCTTGGCCGCGTCCGTCGCCCGCGAACATGGCCGCGAGCGGTCGGCGGCCGGCGTTACGATTCGCGAAAGCTTGGCGTGGTTCCGCTGGATGCGGAAGGTGGCCGTGGACGCCCTTCAGCAGTACGGGGCGGAAGCGGCGATGTCCTCGCAGCAGTTGTCCGGCTTCGAGCGCCAGCTTCATTTTCGATTGGACGGTTACATGGAACGCTTTTATGAAGGGTTCGAAGAGCGCGCAGGGACGAGCGCGGTCGTTCTGGGGCCGGACGTTCGCGGCGGATTCGGGGGAGCGCCGTTCGTCCCGGCGCACGCGGCAGCGCCCGGCCGCCGGTACGATGAGCGGCTGCCTTCGTGCGCGCCGCACCAAGACGGGTAA
- a CDS encoding MarR family transcriptional regulator, whose amino-acid sequence MDSHVEQFVAALQTVNRHLRSTAFDSNRLPVTKVQWLLLRALHRRKRMTIGQLAEHLAVRASTMSQMLDRLEKAGLVARKQDESDARVKLITLTPAGEGVIEQGEGAWRDSLAEPFAHLSEEEKAALVKLMKRLAEHLPGKGEWDRCPPPNT is encoded by the coding sequence TTGGATTCCCATGTAGAACAATTCGTCGCTGCGCTGCAAACGGTTAACCGGCATTTGCGCTCGACCGCGTTCGATTCGAACCGGCTGCCCGTAACGAAGGTGCAGTGGCTGCTGCTGCGGGCGCTCCACCGGCGGAAGCGGATGACGATCGGCCAATTGGCGGAGCATTTGGCCGTCCGCGCCAGCACGATGTCGCAAATGCTGGACCGGCTGGAGAAAGCGGGGCTCGTGGCGCGGAAGCAGGATGAATCCGACGCGCGCGTCAAGCTGATCACGCTGACGCCCGCCGGGGAAGGCGTTATCGAGCAGGGGGAAGGCGCCTGGAGGGATTCGCTGGCGGAGCCGTTCGCGCATCTGAGCGAGGAGGAGAAAGCGGCCTTAGTGAAGTTGATGAAGCGGCTCGCCGAGCATCTGCCGGGGAAAGGGGAGTGGGACCGATGCCCGCCGCCAAATACGTAA
- a CDS encoding ABC transporter ATP-binding protein: protein MPAAKYVRKYWRGFLLAIVFLSLESAADLFMPTMLADMIDRGVANGDMDYVLRTGALMLLITLGGAVAASFRNIIAVHVSQRFGAELRSDLFRKIQSLSFEHIDKFERASLITRMTNDITLVQNFVGGLMRIFVKAPLLGLGALVLAIRLNPELSLIFAVVVPIVAALVALNMKIGFVRFLKVQETLDKVNGAVREYLAGVRVVKAFNRFDFEVDKFGRSNEEQFDSSVRAMRAMAVFQPAIMLVVNLGVVAILWIGGLWAQPGGAGGAGGTQVGELVAFINYMTQILFSLMMVSMVFNMFIRARASAKRIGEVFAQRDDLTWKPEGALPEAVEGRVAFENVTFSYGDPSAPPALKRVSFACEPGETVGIIGSTGSGKSTLVHLIPRFYDATEGVVRIDGIDVRDVDPAELRKRIAIVPQKSVLFTGTIEDNIRWGSEEATDEDVALAARMAEAHEFIERLPEGYRSRLGQRGVNLSGGQKQRLSIARALVRKPRILILDDCTSAVDTETEANIKASLKRYAQGLTCLIIAQRISSVMDADRIVVMDLGEIVGVGTHDSLLAECRVYREIYESQFGKEAAYHVRSR from the coding sequence ATGCCCGCCGCCAAATACGTAAGAAAGTATTGGAGAGGTTTTCTGCTCGCCATCGTGTTCTTGTCGCTCGAATCCGCGGCCGATTTGTTCATGCCGACGATGCTGGCGGATATGATCGACCGGGGCGTCGCGAACGGCGATATGGACTACGTGCTTCGCACCGGCGCTCTGATGCTGCTCATTACGCTCGGCGGCGCCGTGGCCGCGAGCTTCCGCAATATTATCGCCGTCCACGTCTCGCAGCGGTTCGGCGCGGAGCTTCGTTCCGATTTATTTCGAAAAATTCAATCGCTCTCGTTCGAACATATCGATAAATTTGAAAGGGCTTCCCTCATTACGCGGATGACGAACGACATTACGCTCGTGCAAAACTTCGTCGGCGGCCTTATGCGCATTTTCGTCAAAGCGCCGCTGCTCGGCCTCGGCGCGCTCGTGCTGGCGATTCGGCTGAACCCGGAGCTGTCGCTCATCTTCGCCGTCGTCGTGCCGATCGTCGCCGCGCTCGTGGCGCTCAATATGAAAATCGGCTTCGTCCGGTTTCTGAAGGTGCAGGAAACGCTGGACAAGGTGAACGGCGCCGTCCGGGAATATTTGGCGGGCGTTCGCGTCGTGAAGGCGTTCAACCGGTTCGACTTCGAGGTCGACAAATTCGGCCGAAGCAACGAGGAGCAGTTCGACAGCTCGGTGCGCGCGATGCGCGCGATGGCGGTGTTCCAGCCCGCGATCATGCTGGTCGTTAATTTGGGCGTCGTCGCCATATTGTGGATCGGCGGACTTTGGGCGCAGCCGGGAGGCGCCGGCGGCGCCGGCGGCACGCAGGTCGGCGAGCTGGTCGCGTTCATTAACTACATGACGCAGATTTTGTTCTCGCTCATGATGGTGTCGATGGTCTTCAACATGTTCATTCGGGCGCGGGCGTCCGCGAAGCGCATCGGCGAAGTGTTCGCGCAGCGGGACGACTTGACGTGGAAGCCGGAGGGGGCTTTGCCGGAGGCGGTGGAGGGGCGCGTCGCGTTCGAGAACGTCACCTTCTCCTACGGCGATCCGTCCGCGCCTCCGGCGCTGAAGCGGGTGTCGTTCGCGTGCGAACCGGGGGAGACGGTCGGCATTATCGGCTCCACCGGCTCGGGCAAATCGACGCTCGTCCATTTGATCCCTCGCTTTTACGACGCGACGGAGGGCGTCGTCCGCATCGACGGCATCGACGTGCGGGACGTCGATCCGGCGGAGCTGCGGAAGCGCATCGCGATCGTGCCGCAGAAGAGCGTGCTGTTCACCGGCACGATCGAAGACAATATCCGCTGGGGCAGCGAGGAGGCGACGGACGAGGACGTCGCGCTGGCCGCCCGGATGGCCGAGGCGCACGAATTCATCGAGCGGCTGCCGGAAGGCTACCGGTCGCGGCTCGGGCAGCGCGGCGTCAATTTGTCCGGCGGGCAGAAGCAGCGGCTGTCGATCGCGCGGGCGCTCGTGCGGAAGCCTCGCATCTTGATTTTGGACGACTGCACGAGCGCCGTCGATACGGAGACGGAAGCGAACATCAAAGCGTCGCTGAAGCGCTACGCGCAAGGCCTGACCTGCCTCATCATCGCCCAGCGCATCTCGTCGGTGATGGACGCGGATCGCATCGTCGTCATGGATCTCGGCGAAATCGTCGGCGTCGGCACGCACGATTCGCTGCTCGCCGAATGCCGCGTGTACCGCGAAATTTACGAATCGCAATTCGGGAAGGAGGCGGCGTACCATGTCCGCAGCCGATGA